A single genomic interval of Streptomyces sp. NBC_00663 harbors:
- a CDS encoding putative immunity protein, translating to MILPKVRDPRFVTIRRGGTLTDSDHHLLALWAASCAEHVLDLFESAQPEDPRPRQAIEHARAWVRGEVKMMQARAAGGHAMGAARDLRGAARHAAYAAGQAAVVAHVAAHELGAAAYAIKAARAAAPKDESEAAGRLECQWQRDQLPEAIRELVLDDQRLRNDICWSVFDC from the coding sequence ATGATCCTCCCGAAGGTCAGAGACCCTCGCTTCGTGACGATCCGCCGCGGTGGGACCCTCACTGATTCGGATCACCATCTCCTCGCCCTTTGGGCGGCATCTTGCGCGGAGCACGTCCTTGACCTCTTCGAGTCGGCCCAGCCTGAGGACCCACGCCCGCGCCAGGCGATCGAGCATGCCCGCGCCTGGGTCCGTGGCGAGGTCAAGATGATGCAGGCCCGCGCGGCGGGCGGCCATGCAATGGGCGCCGCTCGCGACCTGCGCGGCGCAGCACGGCATGCCGCTTACGCCGCAGGTCAAGCCGCAGTCGTCGCACACGTCGCCGCGCACGAGCTTGGCGCGGCTGCCTATGCGATCAAGGCCGCACGCGCAGCCGCGCCAAAAGATGAGAGTGAGGCCGCAGGGCGACTCGAATGCCAGTGGCAGCGCGACCAGCTCCCGGAAGCGATTCGCGAGCTGGTACTCGACGACCAGCGATTGCGCAACGACATCTGCTGGTCGGTGTTTGACTGCTGA
- a CDS encoding intradiol ring-cleavage dioxygenase: MTDTSEATPTPVGRRTVLIATGATAAAVAVGAAAPEAPTADAADHTAPVAAAAVCTLTKEMTEGPYYLDGALVRSDIRETKTGFVLKLALTVVNDDTCAAIPNALVEIWHADALGEYSGYVGNNGHNESDNGTFLRGGVLTNSSGVANITTVYPGWYRGRCVHIHVKVHTGVTLTSDGSFTGGTEVHTGQLFFDETITARVGALSPYSANTVTRTTLAQDSIYDDAGASSGLLTLTAIGSSPSSGYTGTLTLGVEV, from the coding sequence ATGACAGACACTTCGGAAGCAACCCCCACCCCGGTCGGGCGCCGCACCGTTCTGATCGCAACCGGCGCCACGGCAGCGGCAGTTGCCGTAGGCGCCGCCGCGCCCGAAGCCCCCACAGCCGACGCGGCCGACCACACCGCCCCTGTCGCCGCCGCGGCCGTCTGCACCCTCACGAAGGAGATGACCGAAGGCCCCTACTACCTGGACGGCGCGCTCGTCCGCTCCGACATCCGCGAGACGAAGACCGGCTTCGTCCTCAAGCTCGCGCTCACCGTCGTCAACGACGACACCTGCGCGGCGATCCCCAACGCCCTCGTGGAGATCTGGCACGCCGACGCGCTCGGCGAGTACTCCGGCTACGTCGGCAACAACGGCCACAACGAGTCCGACAACGGCACGTTCCTGCGGGGCGGTGTCCTCACCAACTCCAGCGGCGTCGCCAACATCACCACGGTGTACCCGGGTTGGTACCGGGGACGCTGCGTCCACATCCACGTCAAGGTCCACACCGGCGTGACCCTCACCTCGGACGGCTCCTTCACCGGCGGCACCGAGGTCCACACCGGCCAGCTGTTCTTCGACGAGACGATCACGGCGAGAGTGGGCGCGCTGTCCCCGTACTCGGCGAACACGGTCACCCGCACGACACTGGCCCAGGACTCGATCTACGACGACGCCGGCGCATCCTCCGGCCTCCTGACCCTGACGGCGATCGGCAGCTCACCGTCATCCGGGTACACCGGCACGCTGACCCTCGGCGTGGAGGTCTGA